A genomic stretch from Halococcus saccharolyticus DSM 5350 includes:
- a CDS encoding pyridoxal phosphate-dependent aminotransferase has protein sequence MANFSDRVDRISISGIREVFEAAGGDAINLGLGQPDFPTPEHVRQAAVDAIESGATDGYTSNAGTDGLCEAISEKHARDNAFDVGPDQVIATAGGSEALHLAMEAHVSAGEEVIFPDPGFVAYNALTHLAGGVPNPIELRDDLTMSPETVEAAITDDTAAFVVNSPANPTGAVQSEEDMREFARIADEHDVLCISDEVYEHIVFDGSHYSPMDFAESDNVVVVNACSKAYSMTGWRLGWIAGSDRRIDRMLRVHQYVQACASAPAQYAAEAALSGPQDRVHEMVDAFEERRDVLLDGLADAGLDTPTPQGAFYAMPEAPEGWVDECLDRGVVVVPGEAFGDGGDGYARISYAAGIEDLKDALEIMNDAASAVR, from the coding sequence ATGGCGAACTTTTCCGACCGAGTGGATCGGATCTCGATCAGCGGGATCCGCGAGGTGTTCGAGGCGGCGGGCGGCGACGCGATCAATCTCGGCCTCGGCCAGCCCGACTTCCCGACGCCCGAGCACGTCCGCCAGGCGGCGGTCGACGCCATCGAGAGCGGCGCGACCGACGGTTACACCTCGAACGCGGGGACTGACGGCCTCTGCGAGGCGATCAGCGAGAAACACGCCCGCGACAACGCCTTCGACGTCGGCCCCGATCAGGTGATCGCGACTGCGGGTGGGAGCGAGGCGCTCCACCTCGCGATGGAGGCCCACGTGAGCGCTGGCGAGGAGGTCATCTTCCCCGACCCCGGGTTCGTCGCCTACAATGCCCTCACCCACCTCGCTGGCGGGGTCCCGAACCCGATCGAACTCCGCGACGACCTCACGATGAGTCCCGAGACAGTGGAAGCGGCCATCACCGACGACACCGCGGCGTTCGTGGTGAACAGTCCCGCGAACCCGACTGGTGCGGTCCAGAGCGAAGAAGACATGCGGGAGTTCGCACGAATCGCCGACGAGCACGACGTGCTCTGTATCTCCGACGAGGTGTACGAACACATCGTCTTCGACGGCAGCCACTACTCGCCGATGGACTTCGCCGAGTCGGACAACGTCGTGGTGGTGAACGCGTGTTCGAAGGCGTACTCGATGACGGGCTGGCGGCTCGGCTGGATCGCCGGCTCCGACCGCCGGATCGACCGAATGCTCCGAGTCCACCAGTACGTCCAGGCCTGCGCGAGCGCGCCCGCCCAGTACGCCGCCGAGGCCGCCCTTTCCGGCCCGCAGGATCGCGTCCACGAGATGGTCGACGCCTTCGAGGAGCGCCGCGACGTGCTGCTCGACGGTCTCGCCGACGCCGGCCTCGACACCCCGACTCCGCAGGGCGCGTTCTACGCCATGCCCGAGGCCCCCGAGGGCTGGGTCGACGAGTGTCTCGATCGCGGGGTGGTCGTCGTGCCCGGCGAAGCGTTCGGCGACGGCGGCGATGGCTACGCCCGGATCTCCTACGCCGCCGGTATCGAGGACTTGAAAGACGCACTCGAAATCATGAACGACGCCGCAAGCGCGGTTCGCTGA
- the dnaJ gene encoding molecular chaperone DnaJ, translating to MSEDFYSVLGVSRDASDDEIKQAYRKKAAEYHPDVSDDPNADEKFKQAKQAKEVLTDDQKRQAYDQMGHERFEQAEKRGGFDGGGAGGAGGMGGMGGDPFGGMGGAGGMGGGGGGLGDIFEQFFGGGAGGGGGRSGPRQGPDLRTDLAIELEEAYEGVEKQFTVARPETCHDCGGSGHPDSADTETCPECEGRGQTTQVQQTPLGRVQQTQTCRRCEGEGTLYSETCSTCTGDGQIRNEATLSVEVPPGIRDGQSLRMEREGAPGENGGPNGDLLIEISIRKHPDFDRDGDDLAHRAAISFPQATFGTTVEVPTLDGSVEMDIPSATQSGETFRLEGKGMPRLRRRGNGDLFVEVQIVTPEEMNDEQREALEAFAEAGGEEVEVSEGFFEKIKSSL from the coding sequence ATGAGCGAGGACTTCTATTCGGTGCTCGGCGTCTCCCGCGACGCGAGCGACGACGAGATCAAGCAGGCCTATCGGAAGAAAGCCGCCGAGTACCATCCCGACGTCTCCGACGACCCGAACGCCGACGAGAAGTTCAAGCAGGCAAAGCAGGCAAAAGAAGTGTTGACCGACGACCAGAAGCGCCAGGCCTACGACCAGATGGGGCACGAGCGCTTCGAGCAGGCGGAAAAGCGCGGCGGGTTCGACGGCGGCGGTGCGGGTGGCGCGGGCGGGATGGGCGGCATGGGTGGCGATCCGTTCGGCGGCATGGGCGGCGCGGGTGGGATGGGTGGCGGAGGCGGCGGTCTCGGCGACATCTTCGAGCAGTTCTTCGGCGGTGGTGCGGGCGGCGGGGGCGGCCGAAGCGGTCCGCGCCAGGGCCCCGACCTCCGGACCGATCTCGCGATCGAACTCGAAGAGGCCTACGAGGGTGTCGAAAAGCAGTTCACGGTCGCGCGACCCGAGACCTGCCACGACTGCGGTGGATCGGGCCACCCCGACAGCGCCGACACCGAGACCTGTCCCGAGTGTGAGGGGCGCGGCCAGACCACGCAGGTCCAGCAAACTCCCCTCGGACGGGTCCAGCAAACCCAGACCTGTCGCCGATGTGAGGGCGAGGGGACCCTCTACAGCGAAACCTGTTCGACGTGTACCGGCGACGGCCAGATTCGCAACGAGGCCACCCTGTCTGTCGAAGTTCCGCCTGGGATTCGAGACGGTCAGAGCCTCCGGATGGAGCGTGAGGGTGCACCCGGCGAGAACGGTGGCCCCAACGGCGATCTCCTGATCGAGATCAGTATCCGCAAGCATCCCGACTTCGACCGCGACGGCGACGATCTCGCCCACCGGGCCGCGATCTCGTTCCCACAGGCAACTTTCGGCACCACCGTCGAGGTACCCACTCTCGATGGCAGCGTCGAAATGGACATCCCGTCGGCCACCCAAAGCGGCGAGACGTTCCGGCTCGAAGGAAAGGGGATGCCCCGGCTGCGCCGACGTGGCAACGGCGACCTCTTCGTGGAGGTACAGATCGTGACGCCCGAGGAGATGAACGACGAACAGCGCGAGGCGCTCGAAGCGTTCGCCGAGGCCGGCGGCGAGGAAGTCGAGGTTTCAGAAGGGTTCTTCGAGAAGATCAAGAGTTCGCTCTAG
- a CDS encoding geranylgeranyl reductase family protein — translation MTAEQYDVVVVGAGTAGAFAAATAAREGVSTVIVERKSADDVGDIACGDAIKGTSTFPDVMDLDYLREESFTNDQVTKARFENPQTDDHIDVPLPGNGAVVDRKRYGEVIVEETERAGAELHCDTVVKDVIQEDGRVRGVETVRKGNSTTYEADVVIDAAGSLSLLQDKVDFEGTTFDTNVNYSQFCSAYREVVEVDSPVDWDDSLVFKPTEELGYLWYFPRTSTEINAGLGFQMNKSPMELVEVLKDDLRQRPEFENATVKSKLGAALPTRRPYDSAVAPGFMAVGDAAAHVNPTTGGGIPGAAKAGHWAAKKAVEAVSSGDASEQQLWEYNYKVMRDFGKRFAAMDIYNIFGGANDVDDLVSILTSMPSQQIIDALGKEGTASMGIGLKLKTILKTHGHWETLYDLYKAQGKAAEVKELYDDYPSSPSEFDAWQTARDSLMDEVYELTGADPKY, via the coding sequence ATGACAGCCGAACAGTACGACGTCGTGGTCGTCGGGGCCGGGACCGCCGGCGCGTTCGCCGCTGCGACCGCTGCACGAGAGGGGGTCTCGACCGTGATCGTCGAGCGCAAGTCCGCGGACGACGTCGGCGACATCGCCTGCGGCGACGCGATCAAGGGGACCAGCACGTTTCCCGATGTGATGGATCTCGACTATCTCCGCGAGGAATCGTTCACCAACGACCAGGTCACGAAAGCTCGTTTCGAGAACCCACAGACCGACGACCATATCGACGTCCCGCTTCCCGGCAACGGCGCGGTCGTCGATCGGAAACGCTACGGCGAGGTGATCGTCGAGGAGACCGAACGCGCCGGTGCAGAGCTCCACTGCGACACCGTCGTCAAGGACGTCATTCAGGAAGACGGCCGTGTGAGAGGCGTCGAGACGGTCCGGAAGGGCAACTCGACGACCTACGAGGCCGACGTGGTGATCGACGCTGCGGGCTCGCTCTCCCTCCTCCAAGACAAAGTGGACTTCGAGGGAACGACGTTCGACACCAACGTCAACTACTCGCAGTTCTGTTCTGCCTACCGCGAGGTCGTCGAGGTCGATTCACCTGTGGACTGGGACGACTCGCTCGTGTTCAAACCCACCGAGGAGCTCGGCTATCTCTGGTACTTCCCCCGAACCAGCACCGAGATCAACGCCGGGCTGGGGTTCCAGATGAACAAATCGCCGATGGAACTGGTCGAGGTCCTGAAAGACGATCTTCGACAGCGCCCGGAGTTCGAGAACGCGACGGTCAAGAGCAAGCTCGGGGCCGCGCTCCCGACCCGTCGGCCGTACGATTCGGCGGTCGCGCCGGGGTTCATGGCGGTCGGCGACGCCGCAGCCCACGTCAACCCCACCACCGGTGGCGGGATTCCCGGTGCGGCGAAGGCCGGCCATTGGGCCGCGAAGAAGGCTGTCGAGGCCGTCTCGTCGGGTGACGCGAGCGAACAGCAGCTCTGGGAGTACAACTACAAGGTGATGCGCGACTTCGGCAAGCGCTTCGCTGCGATGGACATCTACAACATCTTCGGCGGCGCGAACGACGTCGACGATCTCGTGAGCATTCTGACCTCGATGCCGAGCCAGCAGATCATCGACGCGCTCGGCAAGGAGGGTACCGCCTCGATGGGGATCGGTCTCAAACTCAAGACCATCCTCAAGACCCACGGCCACTGGGAGACGCTGTACGATCTCTACAAGGCCCAGGGCAAGGCCGCCGAGGTCAAGGAACTCTACGACGACTACCCCTCCTCGCCGAGCGAGTTCGACGCGTGGCAGACAGCCCGTGACAGCCTCATGGACGAGGTGTACGAGCTTACCGGCGCTGACCCCAAGTACTAA
- a CDS encoding DUF5800 family protein yields MTVLSFDEEGVDVIYEGTEFRLERTLVEDAVDKPYPEITDHEVLQIVEPDPVLSGEPRRIGDITA; encoded by the coding sequence ATGACTGTTCTATCGTTCGACGAGGAGGGTGTCGACGTGATCTACGAGGGCACCGAGTTCCGGCTCGAACGCACACTCGTCGAGGACGCCGTCGACAAGCCGTATCCCGAGATCACCGACCACGAGGTGCTCCAGATCGTCGAACCCGATCCGGTGTTGTCGGGGGAGCCACGCCGCATCGGCGACATCACTGCGTGA
- a CDS encoding helix-turn-helix domain-containing protein has translation MSTISELSIGASAFALGETLEAIPEATFDIERVVAHEAERVMPFVWATAPDRDALEAAFADDSSVANVERLSDLDDEWLYRMEWVSQVQFVVHAITEEGATILNAQTETGRWQLRVLFPDRDALSRTYSFCEEHDLDIDIETIYEMDNERHGRFGLTDDQSATLTEAFEHGFYEVPRGISVADLADELDISHQALSERFRRAHGTLIENSLVIGRERDDESRAAPEM, from the coding sequence ATGAGTACCATCTCCGAACTCTCGATCGGGGCGTCCGCGTTCGCGCTCGGCGAGACCCTCGAAGCGATCCCCGAGGCGACGTTCGACATCGAGCGCGTCGTCGCCCACGAAGCCGAGCGCGTCATGCCGTTCGTGTGGGCGACCGCCCCCGATCGCGACGCACTCGAAGCTGCTTTCGCCGACGATTCGAGTGTAGCCAACGTCGAACGCCTCTCGGATCTCGACGACGAGTGGCTCTATCGAATGGAGTGGGTCTCGCAAGTCCAGTTCGTCGTCCACGCGATCACCGAGGAGGGCGCGACGATCCTGAATGCACAGACAGAGACCGGGCGCTGGCAGCTCCGCGTGCTGTTTCCCGACCGTGACGCACTCTCACGAACCTACTCCTTCTGCGAGGAGCACGATCTCGACATCGACATCGAGACGATCTACGAGATGGACAACGAGCGCCACGGACGGTTCGGGCTGACCGACGACCAATCCGCGACGCTGACCGAGGCGTTCGAGCACGGGTTCTACGAGGTACCTCGGGGAATCTCGGTCGCTGATCTCGCCGACGAACTCGATATCTCCCATCAGGCGCTCTCCGAACGGTTCCGCCGTGCGCACGGCACGCTCATCGAGAACTCCCTCGTCATCGGTCGCGAGCGCGACGACGAATCGCGGGCTGCGCCCGAGATGTAG
- a CDS encoding UbiA family prenyltransferase, with amino-acid sequence MAIARHEQGTRADLAALASQVHPVFMLPPLAASWFGAALAPSLSLAAGVVHMVAMFCAVYTAHVKDGYVDFYVRNEDDDHPLTMGGCRLGLALATTGFAACLGWLWLAIGLGAMLVTLPAWFVGYLHAPQLDMHPVGATAGYPAGIALSILGGYYVQTGTLSVPAIAFAVVFLILLSGIKVIDDAKDQSYDRSIDKRTVAVMLGRARARRVAYGLVILALVGVLVGATAGVFPPSTALAAVAFAGVAVTTRRLEPRRATEVLMRGSYVFLGLLFLAVWFRPLHG; translated from the coding sequence ATGGCTATCGCCCGCCACGAGCAGGGAACGCGAGCCGATCTCGCCGCACTCGCGTCGCAGGTTCATCCGGTCTTCATGCTCCCACCGCTCGCGGCGTCGTGGTTCGGCGCGGCACTCGCTCCCAGTCTCTCGCTGGCCGCCGGTGTCGTCCACATGGTGGCGATGTTCTGTGCGGTCTACACCGCCCACGTCAAGGACGGCTACGTCGACTTCTACGTCCGGAACGAGGACGACGACCACCCGCTCACGATGGGAGGTTGTCGGCTGGGACTCGCGCTTGCGACGACCGGGTTTGCGGCGTGTCTCGGCTGGCTCTGGCTCGCGATCGGGCTCGGTGCGATGCTCGTCACGCTGCCAGCGTGGTTCGTCGGCTACCTCCATGCGCCTCAACTCGACATGCACCCCGTGGGTGCGACCGCGGGCTATCCAGCCGGGATCGCGCTCTCGATCCTCGGTGGGTACTACGTTCAAACGGGCACGCTCTCGGTGCCAGCGATTGCGTTCGCGGTGGTGTTCCTCATCCTCCTCTCGGGGATCAAGGTTATCGACGACGCGAAGGACCAATCCTACGATCGTTCGATCGACAAGCGGACCGTCGCCGTGATGCTCGGTCGGGCGCGCGCTCGCCGGGTCGCATACGGCCTCGTCATACTTGCGCTCGTGGGTGTGCTCGTGGGTGCGACCGCTGGCGTGTTTCCGCCGAGCACTGCCCTCGCAGCCGTCGCGTTCGCCGGTGTCGCTGTGACAACCCGCCGGCTCGAACCGCGACGTGCGACCGAGGTGTTGATGCGCGGTTCCTACGTGTTTCTCGGGCTGCTCTTCCTCGCCGTGTGGTTCCGGCCGCTTCACGGTTAG
- a CDS encoding redox-regulated ATPase YchF yields MLSLALAGKPNAGKSTFFKAATMTEVDVANYPFTTIDANRGVSYVRTDCPCLDREERCDSEHCRDGKRYVPVELLDVAGLVPGAHEGRGLGNQFLDELTTADVILNVVDASGGTNAEGEPVEVGDHDPVEDVDFIASEIERWLAGIVERNWETVERGSRSPGFAIDDHLAELLSGVGASEPAIAATLRTLDYPPDPREWTDDDRLALAREIRARTKPLVVVANKADVAPADNLDRLAAAAERAIPATADGELALRRGAEAGVIEYDPGDSEFAVVGDLSAGQRAGLETVEDVVEAYGGTGVQRALNEAVYDLLDFITVYPVQNESKWTDGQENTLPDAFLVPRGSTPRDLAFAVHSDIGEGYLHAVDARSNREIGDDHELAEGDVVKIVSTAK; encoded by the coding sequence ATGCTCTCGCTCGCGCTCGCCGGCAAGCCAAACGCCGGCAAATCTACCTTCTTCAAAGCGGCGACCATGACCGAGGTCGACGTCGCCAACTATCCGTTCACGACGATCGACGCGAATCGTGGCGTCTCGTATGTGCGGACCGACTGTCCCTGTCTCGATCGTGAGGAACGCTGCGACAGCGAGCACTGCCGTGACGGCAAGCGGTACGTCCCGGTCGAACTCCTGGATGTCGCGGGCCTCGTCCCGGGCGCACACGAGGGACGAGGGCTGGGCAATCAGTTCCTCGACGAGTTGACGACTGCGGACGTCATCCTGAACGTCGTCGACGCCTCGGGCGGGACGAACGCCGAGGGCGAGCCGGTCGAAGTCGGCGATCACGATCCCGTCGAGGACGTGGATTTCATCGCGAGCGAGATCGAGCGCTGGCTCGCAGGGATCGTCGAGCGCAACTGGGAGACCGTCGAGCGCGGATCTCGCTCGCCCGGGTTCGCGATCGACGACCACCTCGCGGAGCTGCTGTCCGGCGTGGGTGCGAGCGAGCCCGCGATCGCGGCGACGCTGCGCACACTCGACTACCCGCCCGATCCACGCGAGTGGACCGACGACGACCGGCTCGCGCTCGCCCGCGAGATCCGCGCGCGGACCAAACCGCTCGTCGTCGTGGCGAACAAGGCCGATGTCGCGCCCGCGGATAACCTCGATCGCTTGGCCGCGGCCGCCGAACGCGCGATCCCGGCGACCGCGGACGGCGAACTCGCGCTCCGGCGCGGGGCCGAGGCGGGCGTAATCGAGTACGACCCCGGCGATAGCGAGTTCGCGGTCGTGGGCGATCTCTCGGCGGGCCAGCGTGCGGGGCTCGAAACAGTCGAAGACGTCGTCGAGGCGTACGGCGGGACCGGCGTCCAGCGCGCGCTAAACGAGGCGGTGTACGACCTGCTCGACTTCATCACCGTCTACCCGGTCCAGAACGAGTCGAAGTGGACCGACGGCCAGGAGAACACCCTCCCCGACGCCTTCCTCGTCCCCCGTGGGTCGACGCCGCGCGACCTCGCCTTTGCGGTGCATTCGGACATCGGTGAGGGATACCTTCACGCGGTGGACGCACGCTCGAACCGGGAGATCGGCGACGACCACGAACTCGCGGAGGGTGACGTGGTGAAGATCGTGAGCACCGCGAAATAG
- a CDS encoding AzlC family ABC transporter permease — protein MAETDPSTERATTDRGSRDGATTGSTGSSEGRDVTFTLAGVREGFVTGFPVAIGVAGYGIVFGVLAGRAGLSVAEAGLMSATVLAGAAQLIAVELWADSVPAVTVIATVGIVNLRYLLLGAALRPWFRHLSPRAAYGSVFFTADENWALTIARLREGSRRGAFLLGSGLVLWLLWIAATVLGVTAGDLVGDPAQYGLDFVVIALFLTLAAGLWEGRESVQPWLAAAGVALAANAVLPGEWYVIVGAFAGAGVRMVTHDG, from the coding sequence GTGGCTGAAACCGACCCGTCGACCGAGCGAGCGACGACCGACCGGGGTTCGAGGGACGGAGCGACGACGGGATCGACGGGTTCGAGCGAGGGACGGGACGTCACGTTCACGCTCGCGGGCGTCCGTGAAGGGTTCGTCACCGGGTTCCCGGTCGCGATCGGCGTCGCGGGCTACGGCATTGTTTTCGGCGTGCTCGCCGGTCGTGCCGGGCTGAGCGTCGCGGAGGCCGGGCTGATGAGTGCGACCGTGCTCGCGGGGGCCGCACAGCTCATCGCGGTCGAACTCTGGGCGGATTCGGTCCCGGCAGTCACCGTCATCGCCACGGTCGGGATCGTCAACCTCCGCTATCTCCTCCTGGGAGCCGCACTCCGGCCGTGGTTTCGCCACCTCTCGCCGCGCGCGGCCTACGGCAGCGTGTTCTTCACCGCCGACGAGAACTGGGCGCTCACGATCGCCCGGCTCCGCGAGGGCAGCCGACGGGGCGCGTTCCTCCTCGGCAGCGGACTCGTCCTCTGGCTGCTCTGGATCGCCGCGACCGTCCTCGGCGTGACCGCCGGCGATCTCGTCGGCGACCCCGCACAGTACGGGCTCGATTTCGTGGTGATCGCGCTCTTTCTCACACTCGCCGCCGGGCTCTGGGAGGGCCGTGAGTCCGTCCAACCGTGGCTCGCCGCCGCAGGCGTCGCGCTCGCCGCGAACGCCGTCCTCCCGGGCGAGTGGTACGTCATCGTCGGCGCGTTCGCGGGTGCCGGGGTCAGGATGGTGACTCACGATGGGTAG
- a CDS encoding polymer-forming cytoskeletal protein has product MSLRSDPLAALVVPDGTTVEEHAIVTDRDVIVGTQSEIALGVRGRNVIAGERVTIAGDVEADADCRLDTWCEIGGNVLAGADAYIGERVTIDGQLVVAGDLDIGDDVTIEEGFDANGWIVIRNPVPTLVFLFTYLTHLLHIGEEDMAEDVVSEVFDEGDGEPLVIPRNADVTDDAWRVSTPAEVGTDCRLHGNLRAASITVGERTEIFGSLRARESITIESGTTVHGDVTTRGGAVEVAADAQVRGDIACEQLRLHEGAVVEGAMRARGEMTIVREGNPLTTAPGSAAEANDEVPDPAENDRGERIGEDGPSEDAGMEASDPDDSEDSDEPTEDVDRTEPIPAIEAIDTRANTENIADEDGSESSTEGKSVAADNGEADAADEEPPEPVIREAEPEASEPAEPAVDDPEGAEESETRDPEESEEPKGSFTPPE; this is encoded by the coding sequence GTGTCGCTCCGCTCGGACCCGCTCGCCGCGCTCGTCGTCCCCGATGGAACCACCGTCGAAGAGCACGCCATCGTGACCGACCGGGACGTGATCGTCGGTACACAGAGCGAGATCGCGCTCGGCGTCCGCGGCCGGAACGTGATCGCCGGCGAGCGCGTGACGATCGCCGGTGACGTCGAGGCGGACGCGGACTGCCGGCTCGACACGTGGTGTGAGATCGGGGGGAACGTACTCGCGGGCGCGGACGCCTACATCGGCGAACGTGTCACCATCGACGGCCAGCTCGTAGTCGCGGGCGATCTCGATATCGGTGACGACGTCACGATCGAGGAGGGGTTCGACGCCAACGGCTGGATCGTGATTCGGAACCCGGTGCCGACGCTCGTGTTCCTCTTCACCTACCTTACCCATCTCCTCCACATCGGCGAGGAGGACATGGCGGAGGACGTCGTTTCCGAGGTGTTCGACGAAGGGGACGGAGAGCCGCTCGTGATCCCGCGGAACGCCGACGTGACCGACGACGCGTGGCGGGTCTCGACACCCGCCGAGGTCGGGACCGACTGTCGGCTCCACGGCAACCTCCGCGCGGCATCGATCACGGTCGGCGAGCGTACCGAGATATTCGGCAGTCTCCGGGCGCGCGAATCGATCACGATCGAGAGCGGGACGACGGTCCACGGCGACGTCACGACCCGCGGTGGCGCGGTCGAGGTCGCCGCCGACGCGCAGGTTCGCGGCGACATCGCGTGCGAACAGCTCCGTCTCCACGAGGGTGCGGTGGTCGAGGGCGCGATGCGGGCTCGCGGCGAGATGACGATCGTCCGCGAAGGGAACCCACTCACGACCGCTCCCGGATCGGCCGCCGAGGCGAACGATGAAGTCCCCGACCCCGCCGAGAACGACCGTGGAGAGCGCATCGGAGAGGACGGCCCGAGCGAAGACGCCGGAATGGAGGCAAGCGATCCCGACGACTCCGAGGACTCCGACGAGCCGACGGAGGACGTGGATCGAACCGAGCCGATCCCGGCGATCGAAGCCATCGATACCAGAGCGAACACGGAAAACATCGCCGACGAAGACGGGTCGGAATCGTCGACGGAAGGCAAATCGGTGGCGGCAGACAACGGGGAAGCGGACGCGGCCGACGAGGAGCCTCCGGAACCGGTGATTCGGGAGGCCGAGCCGGAGGCGAGCGAGCCTGCGGAACCGGCGGTGGACGATCCCGAGGGTGCAGAGGAGTCGGAAACGCGCGATCCGGAGGAATCCGAAGAACCGAAAGGCAGTTTCACACCGCCCGAGTAG
- a CDS encoding sugar porter family MFS transporter, which translates to MGIADRLVNAEHEHSTFVYVMAGIAALNGLLFGFDVGVISGALLYIDQTFTLSPFLEGVVTSSVLVGAMIGAATGGTLADRFGRRRLTLAGAIVFFVGSFGMALSPTVAWLIVWRVIEGVAVGVASIVGPLLISETAPSDIRGALGFLQQLMITIGILLAYVVNYAFAPEFLGIIGWRWMLWFGAVPAAVLAVGTYFLPESPRWLVENDRLDEARGVLARVRGTDDIDEEIEHIREVSETEAEGDLSDLLEPWVRPALIVGVGLAIIQQVSGINTIIYYAPTILNNIGFNDIASIVGTVGVGTVNVLLTVVAILFVDRVGRRPLLLVGTGGMTVMLGILGLGFFLPGLSGVVGYVTLASMIGYVAFYAISLGPVFWLLISEIYPLRIRGTAEGVASVFNWGANFLVALTFLPLINRLGEGPSFWLLGGFCLLAFVFVYSRVPETMGRSLEDIEADLRENAMVGPDRERSPDPASND; encoded by the coding sequence ATGGGGATAGCCGACCGGTTGGTGAACGCCGAGCACGAGCACAGCACCTTCGTCTACGTCATGGCGGGGATCGCCGCGCTCAACGGGTTGCTGTTCGGCTTCGATGTCGGCGTCATTTCGGGGGCGCTGTTGTACATCGACCAGACGTTCACACTGTCGCCGTTTCTGGAGGGGGTCGTCACCAGCAGCGTGCTCGTGGGGGCGATGATCGGTGCGGCGACCGGCGGAACGTTGGCCGACCGGTTCGGTCGTCGCCGGCTGACGCTCGCGGGCGCGATCGTGTTCTTCGTCGGCTCGTTCGGGATGGCGCTGTCGCCGACCGTCGCGTGGCTCATCGTCTGGCGGGTCATCGAGGGCGTCGCCGTCGGCGTCGCGTCGATCGTCGGCCCGCTGTTGATCTCCGAGACGGCTCCCTCCGACATCCGGGGCGCGCTCGGCTTCCTCCAGCAGCTGATGATCACGATCGGGATCTTGTTGGCGTACGTCGTCAACTACGCCTTCGCGCCCGAGTTCCTCGGGATCATCGGCTGGCGCTGGATGCTGTGGTTCGGCGCAGTGCCTGCGGCAGTGTTGGCAGTCGGGACGTACTTCCTCCCCGAGAGCCCACGCTGGCTCGTCGAAAACGACCGACTCGACGAGGCGAGAGGCGTGCTCGCTCGGGTCCGCGGCACCGACGATATCGACGAGGAGATCGAGCACATCCGCGAGGTCAGCGAAACCGAGGCGGAAGGCGATCTCTCGGACCTGCTCGAACCGTGGGTTCGTCCGGCGCTCATCGTCGGCGTCGGCCTCGCGATCATCCAGCAGGTGAGCGGCATCAACACCATCATCTACTACGCGCCGACGATCCTCAACAATATCGGGTTCAACGACATCGCCTCGATCGTCGGCACTGTCGGCGTCGGCACGGTCAACGTCCTCTTGACTGTTGTCGCCATCCTCTTCGTGGATCGCGTGGGTCGGCGACCGCTGTTGCTCGTCGGCACCGGCGGGATGACGGTAATGCTCGGCATTTTGGGACTCGGCTTCTTCCTGCCGGGACTGTCGGGGGTCGTCGGCTACGTGACGCTTGCGAGCATGATCGGCTACGTTGCGTTCTACGCGATCAGTCTCGGGCCGGTGTTCTGGCTGCTCATCTCGGAGATCTACCCGCTCCGTATCCGCGGGACCGCCGAGGGCGTCGCCAGCGTCTTCAACTGGGGAGCGAACTTCCTCGTCGCGTTGACCTTCCTCCCGCTGATCAACCGGCTCGGCGAGGGCCCTTCGTTCTGGCTGCTCGGTGGGTTCTGCCTCCTCGCGTTCGTGTTCGTCTACTCGCGCGTCCCCGAGACGATGGGCCGCTCGCTCGAAGACATCGAGGCCGACCTCCGCGAGAACGCGATGGTGGGCCCGGATCGGGAGCGATCGCCCGACCCCGCGTCCAACGACTGA
- a CDS encoding DUF7111 family protein has product MTDGTAEANGITARYTETETERVLAFESGGATAAIAQNREGYAMLKVRPTVESDELERYYGFDMALDHAAELLGMSPNDLPVPDPAADMGM; this is encoded by the coding sequence ATGACCGACGGGACCGCCGAGGCGAACGGCATCACCGCCCGCTACACCGAAACCGAAACCGAGCGCGTGCTCGCGTTCGAGTCCGGCGGGGCGACCGCAGCGATCGCCCAGAACCGCGAGGGGTACGCGATGCTTAAAGTGCGACCCACAGTAGAGAGCGACGAACTCGAACGGTACTACGGCTTCGACATGGCGCTCGACCACGCGGCCGAACTTCTGGGGATGTCGCCGAACGATCTCCCGGTTCCCGATCCGGCCGCGGACATGGGGATGTGA